From Gammaproteobacteria bacterium, a single genomic window includes:
- a CDS encoding conserved hypothetical protein (Evidence 4 : Unknown function but conserved in other organisms), which yields MTVQNVPNTKYTKGVRWLAELYKNRQVDSVTAQTLNKLVDLEVSRLRLQLEEMERVIGDYEKQYGMSSAEFLKKYEAGKTDDRMDYVEWASLTKMSKSFRKTLTAISSEG from the coding sequence ATGACTGTTCAAAATGTCCCCAATACAAAATATACCAAAGGCGTCCGCTGGCTGGCGGAACTTTACAAGAATCGACAGGTTGATTCTGTCACCGCGCAAACGCTGAACAAACTGGTTGACCTTGAAGTCAGTCGTTTGCGTTTGCAATTAGAAGAAATGGAAAGAGTCATCGGAGATTATGAAAAGCAATACGGCATGTCCTCAGCGGAGTTTTTGAAAAAATATGAAGCGGGGAAAACAGACGACCGCATGGATTATGTTGAATGGGCGTCGCTGACCAAGATGTCGAAGAGTTTTCGTAAAACGTTGACGGCAATATCCAGCGAGGGGTAA